In Desulforegula conservatrix Mb1Pa, the following proteins share a genomic window:
- a CDS encoding nitroreductase family protein, with protein MATIAELVALNRSCRRFDGNKKVSLEEITQLVDLARLSASAANLQPLKYMISASAEMNAKIFPCLKWAGYLKDWDGPFENERPAAYVVVLHDTSVAGGAGCDHGIAAQSLMLGAVEKGLAGCMIAAVDRKNLGALIGLPDHMKILLVIALGYPVEERKVVTLTEETGVKYFRDDKGIHYVPKRSLEEVILKAW; from the coding sequence ATGGCGACCATAGCTGAGCTTGTAGCTCTTAACAGGTCTTGCAGAAGGTTTGATGGAAATAAAAAAGTAAGTCTTGAAGAAATCACCCAGCTTGTTGATCTTGCAAGGCTGTCAGCATCTGCGGCAAATCTTCAGCCGCTTAAGTATATGATTTCCGCTTCAGCCGAGATGAATGCGAAAATATTTCCCTGCCTGAAATGGGCAGGATATCTTAAAGACTGGGACGGGCCTTTTGAGAATGAGAGGCCGGCAGCTTATGTCGTTGTGCTACACGATACCAGCGTTGCAGGTGGTGCAGGATGCGATCACGGAATAGCAGCCCAGAGTTTGATGCTCGGAGCTGTGGAAAAAGGTCTTGCAGGGTGCATGATCGCGGCTGTTGACAGGAAAAATCTTGGGGCTCTTATCGGTCTTCCTGATCATATGAAGATTCTTCTTGTCATAGCTCTTGGTTATCCTGTTGAGGAAAGAAAGGTTGTCACCCTGACAGAAGAAACAGGTGTTAAATATTTCAGAGACGATAAAGGGATTCATTATGTCCCGAAGAGGTCTCTGGAAGAGGTGATTCTCAAGGCCTGGTAG
- a CDS encoding sodium:solute symporter family protein encodes MQFLDWLIVGTYLLMCVLLGLYFTKRALRSVDDFFASGRSLPWWLAGISMTASAFSIDTPIGITGLIAKDGIPGVWYAWSFVLGGAGTLGAFIFAPLLRRSRIITTAELIELRYAGRQAAFLRGFKGVYFGILANAITLGWIIKAVWTLAAVLLPGVNQHLLALGLMGIVLVYAAAAGLWGIAATEFFQFIVGSFGSFILAYFAWQHIGGAGELVNAFVLKYGAADASARLSFLPMPGTPFFVTFIVFITIKWWGNPPPAITQRIIASKDEKNASFATMLFTILAFGFNYWPMIFAGMVSIVAFPEASSPESGYAMMIVKLLPTGFLGIMIASLMAAFMSTVDAHINFGASYMVNDIYRRFIKKDGSEKHYVRASQISTVIMLLVSIAIAYNTESVSGAWYYLAMLTAGYGIVIVVRWFWWRVNAWAEITALAASGIASTLLSPKFAALAGYSAFLPELDWNIRFIIVVVLCTISWVIVCFLTEPDPDEHLKNFCLKVKPYRTFWGPVYRKYPELPYRKGFWMACTRWAIGSAMVFSFCFGLGHLMFLRFTEGLVLLSMAAIFALIILGTWKRRDADPEEVLVSDQMPADSVSN; translated from the coding sequence ATGCAATTTTTAGATTGGCTGATTGTTGGGACATATCTTTTAATGTGCGTACTTCTGGGGCTTTATTTTACCAAAAGAGCATTAAGGAGTGTCGATGACTTTTTTGCATCAGGAAGAAGTCTTCCATGGTGGCTCGCTGGGATATCCATGACCGCCTCGGCGTTTTCCATTGATACTCCAATTGGAATCACCGGACTTATAGCAAAAGACGGTATTCCCGGCGTGTGGTATGCATGGTCTTTCGTGCTTGGCGGCGCAGGAACTCTTGGCGCATTTATTTTTGCTCCTCTTCTGAGGCGTTCGAGAATAATTACAACGGCAGAGCTTATAGAGTTGAGATATGCCGGGCGCCAGGCCGCTTTTTTGAGGGGCTTTAAGGGTGTTTATTTTGGAATTCTTGCAAACGCGATAACTCTTGGGTGGATAATCAAGGCTGTCTGGACGCTCGCAGCTGTTCTTCTTCCAGGAGTTAATCAACATCTGCTTGCACTCGGACTCATGGGCATTGTTCTTGTTTATGCAGCTGCCGCCGGTTTATGGGGAATTGCTGCGACCGAATTTTTTCAGTTCATTGTAGGTTCTTTCGGGTCATTTATTCTTGCCTATTTTGCCTGGCAGCATATAGGCGGGGCAGGGGAACTTGTTAATGCATTCGTATTGAAATATGGTGCTGCCGACGCTTCGGCCAGATTGTCGTTCCTTCCAATGCCCGGAACCCCATTTTTTGTTACCTTTATAGTATTCATTACCATCAAATGGTGGGGTAATCCTCCTCCTGCAATAACCCAGCGTATAATCGCCTCAAAGGATGAAAAAAACGCGTCTTTTGCGACCATGCTTTTTACAATTCTTGCCTTTGGTTTTAATTACTGGCCAATGATATTTGCGGGAATGGTTTCAATAGTGGCTTTCCCTGAAGCAAGCTCACCTGAGAGCGGATATGCCATGATGATTGTAAAGCTTCTGCCCACAGGTTTTCTCGGAATAATGATAGCCTCGCTCATGGCTGCATTTATGTCTACTGTTGATGCACATATAAATTTCGGTGCTTCATACATGGTCAATGATATCTACAGAAGATTTATCAAAAAGGATGGTTCTGAAAAGCATTATGTCAGGGCCTCGCAGATAAGTACCGTAATAATGCTCCTTGTTTCCATTGCAATTGCTTATAATACTGAATCAGTAAGCGGAGCCTGGTATTATCTTGCCATGTTGACCGCAGGGTACGGGATTGTAATTGTTGTAAGATGGTTCTGGTGGAGGGTTAATGCCTGGGCAGAGATAACCGCACTCGCTGCCTCGGGAATTGCGAGCACACTTCTTTCACCTAAATTTGCCGCTCTTGCCGGATATTCCGCATTTCTTCCCGAGCTTGACTGGAATATCCGTTTTATTATTGTAGTTGTTTTATGCACAATAAGCTGGGTCATAGTCTGTTTCCTGACAGAGCCTGACCCTGATGAGCATCTCAAGAATTTTTGCTTAAAGGTCAAGCCTTATCGCACTTTCTGGGGACCAGTTTACAGAAAATATCCTGAACTCCCATATAGAAAAGGATTTTGGATGGCTTGCACGAGATGGGCAATTGGCTCTGCCATGGTTTTTTCATTCTGTTTCGGTTTGGGGCATCTCATGTTTTTAAGATTTACAGAAGGACTTGTTCTATTGTCTATGGCGGCAATTTTTGCGCTTATTATTCTGGGGACATGGAAGAGGCGTGATGCTGATCCTGAAGAAGTTCTCGTTTCAGATCAGATGCCAGCTGACTCTGTTTCGAATTAA